One Burkholderia sp. PAMC 26561 genomic window carries:
- the galU gene encoding UTP--glucose-1-phosphate uridylyltransferase GalU, giving the protein MLKVRKAVFPVAGLGTRFLPATKASPKEMLPIVDKPLIQHAVEEAVAAGITEMIFVTGRGKRAIEDHFDKSYEIESELEARGKRELLDLVRNIKPSHVDCVYVRQAEPLGLGHAVLCAEKLIGNEPFAVMLADDLLDGEPPVMAQMVEVFNRYHSSVLGVEEIDPSESGSYGVIDGRQWDDHLFKIARVVEKPEPALAPSNLGVVGRYVLMPRIFQHLRTQKPGAGGEIQLTDAIQALLADEQVLAYRYKGKRFDCGSKLGYLKATVEFALRHPEVAQQFDAYLKAFLASRRPAPEAEPEVEPKDEPPLDETPELAVDA; this is encoded by the coding sequence ATGCTGAAAGTACGCAAGGCGGTGTTTCCCGTCGCAGGACTGGGAACGCGTTTTCTTCCTGCAACGAAGGCAAGTCCGAAAGAGATGCTGCCGATCGTCGATAAACCGCTGATCCAGCACGCGGTGGAAGAAGCGGTCGCCGCAGGCATTACGGAAATGATCTTCGTCACGGGCCGCGGCAAGCGCGCCATAGAAGATCACTTCGACAAGTCATATGAAATCGAAAGCGAGCTCGAGGCACGCGGCAAACGTGAGTTGCTCGACCTCGTGCGCAACATCAAGCCGTCGCATGTGGACTGCGTGTACGTGCGTCAGGCCGAACCGCTGGGCCTTGGCCACGCCGTGCTGTGCGCTGAAAAGCTGATCGGTAACGAACCATTTGCCGTGATGCTCGCCGACGATCTGCTCGACGGCGAACCACCCGTCATGGCGCAGATGGTCGAAGTGTTCAATCGATATCACTCGTCGGTGCTTGGTGTCGAGGAGATCGATCCGAGCGAATCAGGATCGTATGGCGTGATCGACGGGCGTCAGTGGGACGATCATCTGTTCAAGATCGCGCGTGTGGTCGAGAAGCCCGAACCGGCGCTGGCGCCGTCGAACCTCGGCGTGGTGGGGCGGTATGTCTTGATGCCGCGCATCTTCCAGCATCTGCGCACGCAGAAGCCGGGCGCGGGCGGTGAGATCCAGTTGACCGATGCAATCCAGGCGTTGCTCGCTGACGAACAGGTGCTGGCGTATCGGTACAAAGGCAAGCGTTTCGATTGCGGCAGCAAGCTCGGCTATTTGAAAGCGACTGTCGAGTTCGCATTACGGCATCCGGAAGTGGCGCAGCAGTTTGACGCCTATCTGAAGGCGTTCCTTGCAAGCCGTCGCCCTGCGCCCGAAGCCGAACCCGAAGTCGAGCCGAAAGACGAACCGCCTTTGGATGAAACGCCCGAACTCGCAGTCGATGCCTGA
- a CDS encoding GlxA family transcriptional regulator, whose product MGHANGMSRLQIVRPTGADIALAHELHDQSSPDATEHDLSAPSQDPAHETANDAMQDVMHEARLEGTPAPKRIGILIFEDFSLVEVSSISEVFSLANEIHELSDAAAIKGGETPDYALLFLSSDGGSVASSCSMRIWTESLDTRWMSDCDALFIAGGEGAQRAKLDTQLLRRLSRVAPKISFVKAIGEGSQILAAANLSLQNRAPDFEDPAAASALTSSLFIAEQTLTLDDPKGPIAAALSIIKRDYGPALAREVSERSIPGAWPKLSAVLEDTDVGGVRQKIDAAARWMRENYIRPISIADAARVAAMSERNFLRRFKAQIGLTPSEYLLRARLDASCMLLAATDLPVDKIARRCGAGSGDGLAKIFRKRLSISPTEYRLAGRRKAAED is encoded by the coding sequence ATGGGACACGCCAATGGCATGAGCCGGTTGCAGATTGTGCGCCCGACCGGTGCAGATATCGCACTCGCGCACGAGCTGCACGATCAATCATCGCCCGATGCAACTGAACACGATCTGTCCGCCCCCAGCCAGGATCCGGCACACGAAACTGCCAACGACGCAATGCAAGACGTTATGCACGAAGCCAGACTCGAAGGCACGCCGGCACCCAAGCGAATCGGCATTCTTATCTTCGAAGATTTTTCGCTTGTCGAAGTCAGTTCGATTTCCGAAGTGTTTTCGCTCGCCAATGAGATTCACGAACTGTCGGATGCAGCCGCGATCAAGGGTGGCGAGACGCCGGACTATGCGCTGCTGTTTTTATCGAGCGATGGCGGCAGCGTTGCCAGCAGTTGCTCCATGCGCATCTGGACCGAAAGTCTCGACACACGCTGGATGAGCGATTGCGATGCGCTGTTCATTGCCGGCGGAGAGGGCGCACAGCGCGCGAAACTCGACACGCAGTTGCTGCGCCGCTTGAGCCGCGTCGCGCCGAAGATTTCCTTCGTGAAGGCAATCGGCGAAGGCTCGCAGATTCTCGCCGCGGCGAACCTGTCGCTGCAGAATCGCGCGCCCGACTTCGAGGACCCCGCAGCGGCGTCCGCGTTGACGAGCTCGTTGTTCATTGCGGAACAGACGCTCACGCTCGATGACCCCAAGGGTCCGATCGCAGCCGCGTTGTCGATCATCAAGCGCGATTACGGTCCGGCGCTGGCGCGGGAAGTATCGGAGCGATCGATCCCCGGCGCGTGGCCGAAGCTGTCCGCCGTGCTCGAAGACACCGACGTGGGCGGCGTGCGGCAAAAAATCGACGCAGCCGCGCGCTGGATGCGTGAGAACTATATCCGCCCTATTTCCATCGCCGATGCCGCGCGTGTCGCCGCCATGAGCGAGCGCAACTTCCTGCGCCGGTTCAAGGCGCAGATCGGGCTGACGCCATCGGAATATTTATTGCGCGCCCGGCTCGATGCAAGCTGCATGTTGCTCGCGGCGACCGACCTGCCCGTCGACAAGATTGCACGCCGATGCGGCGCGGGAAGCGGCGACGGACTGGCGAAGATCTTTCGCAAACGCCTGTCTATCTCGCCGACGGAATACCGGCTTGCCGGACGCAGGAAAGCAGCAGAAGATTAA
- a CDS encoding phosphatase PAP2 family protein translates to MTSTTLMAMFTNLGDVAVTIPVAAGCAIWLRATDKREALVWIASLGAALALVGINKILYAGCGIEVRSLDFRVISGHTMLTSAVWGVTFGLLAGSWRAGWYGLGAAAGLALGALIGFCRVVQDAHTPIEVVAGWFLGSGVALFFLRRFFGQPRKMTGSIFAGLGLLVVSTIAYGHHAPIQQILVAYSPWLCRWFDF, encoded by the coding sequence ATGACAAGTACCACCTTGATGGCCATGTTCACCAACCTGGGTGACGTGGCGGTGACCATTCCGGTCGCGGCGGGATGCGCGATCTGGCTGCGGGCAACGGACAAGCGCGAGGCGCTGGTCTGGATTGCATCGCTTGGCGCCGCGCTGGCGCTGGTCGGGATCAACAAGATTCTCTATGCGGGCTGCGGCATCGAAGTCCGATCGCTCGATTTTCGCGTGATCAGTGGCCATACCATGCTGACATCGGCGGTATGGGGCGTGACGTTCGGATTGCTGGCCGGGAGTTGGCGCGCGGGCTGGTACGGGCTTGGCGCCGCGGCAGGGTTGGCGCTCGGCGCGCTGATCGGGTTCTGCCGGGTCGTACAGGATGCACACACGCCCATTGAGGTCGTTGCCGGATGGTTCCTCGGCAGCGGCGTTGCGCTGTTTTTCCTGCGGCGCTTTTTCGGTCAGCCGCGCAAGATGACAGGGTCGATATTCGCGGGGCTCGGGCTGCTGGTTGTATCGACGATTGCTTACGGGCATCACGCCCCGATTCAGCAAATCCTGGTCGCTTACTCGCCGTGGTTATGCCGGTGGTTCGATTTCTGA
- the galU gene encoding UTP--glucose-1-phosphate uridylyltransferase GalU produces the protein MLKVTKAVFPVAGLGTRFLPATKASPKEMLPVVDKPLIQYAVEEAIAAGITEMIFVTGRSKRAIEDHFDKSYEIEAELEARGKQALLDVVRKIKPANVDCFYVRQPNALGLGHAVLCAEKLIGDNPFAVILADDLLHSKEPVMKQLVDVFNHYHSSVIGVERINRIDSASYGVIEGREWEEDIIKLSGIVEKPQPALAPSNLGVVGRYVFMPGIFSHLRETPPGSGGEIQLTDAIASLLSAEQVLAYRYYGTRFDCGSKLGYLKATVQLALQHPEVREGFEAYLRECMAELMPAPVPEQIEQAELTVLE, from the coding sequence ATGCTGAAAGTCACCAAAGCCGTATTTCCTGTCGCCGGACTTGGAACGCGTTTCCTGCCCGCCACCAAGGCGAGCCCGAAGGAGATGCTGCCCGTCGTCGATAAACCGCTGATCCAGTACGCCGTCGAAGAGGCGATTGCCGCCGGCATCACGGAAATGATCTTCGTGACGGGCCGTAGCAAACGTGCGATCGAGGATCACTTCGATAAATCGTACGAGATCGAGGCGGAGCTCGAAGCGCGCGGCAAGCAGGCGCTCCTCGACGTCGTCCGCAAGATCAAGCCTGCGAACGTGGATTGTTTTTATGTCCGCCAGCCGAACGCGCTCGGCCTGGGACATGCGGTGTTGTGCGCCGAGAAGCTGATTGGCGACAACCCGTTCGCCGTCATCCTCGCGGATGATCTGCTCCACAGCAAGGAGCCGGTGATGAAGCAGCTCGTCGATGTCTTCAATCATTACCATAGCTCGGTGATCGGCGTGGAGCGCATCAACCGCATCGATAGCGCGTCCTACGGCGTGATAGAAGGGCGCGAGTGGGAGGAGGACATCATCAAGTTGTCGGGCATCGTGGAGAAGCCGCAGCCGGCGCTGGCGCCATCGAATCTCGGCGTGGTCGGACGCTACGTATTCATGCCCGGGATCTTCTCGCATCTGCGCGAGACGCCGCCAGGAAGCGGCGGCGAGATTCAACTGACCGATGCCATCGCGTCATTGCTTTCAGCCGAACAGGTGCTCGCTTACCGTTATTACGGCACGCGCTTTGATTGCGGCAGCAAGCTCGGATATCTGAAGGCGACCGTGCAACTCGCGTTGCAACACCCGGAGGTGCGGGAGGGTTTCGAGGCTTATCTGCGTGAATGCATGGCGGAGCTGATGCCGGCGCCCGTGCCCGAGCAGATCGAACAGGCGGAACTGACTGTGCTTGAATAG
- a CDS encoding acyltransferase family protein, with product MSDSSLLDPAASSLQLSPERVATVSVEDKDIAINAWRGFAALLVAYFHCRQITWIGIQQFHKTAAGFDLNTLFSYLTFPIAWGSAGVPIFFVISGYCIHRGTARKLLTNPSAPFDTGNFLMRRFARIYPVLLAALVLTYVLDSWSRGFSPVSPKIGTLDLHLFIVNLLSLQGVAGGTFGSNGALWTLSLEVQFYLVYPLLIALRRRIGMKAVLASVGVVNVVSALVFERHEIILFASYWFSWTLGAWIAEAKAAPDAVKLTKGSWKLLGAALVVALAGCAAFQVAQYLAFQLWAVAFALYLYQVLDKPMRNSLPVRGFSWLGEFSFSLYIVHIPILIFLGSLLFRSTLQTAIWPSFVFMIVPVAVGFVFYMLVERPAMHWSASFKRR from the coding sequence ATGAGCGACTCCTCCCTGCTCGATCCGGCGGCTTCTTCCCTGCAGTTATCGCCGGAGCGGGTAGCCACGGTCAGCGTGGAAGACAAGGACATCGCCATCAATGCGTGGCGCGGTTTCGCCGCGCTCCTGGTCGCGTATTTTCATTGCCGCCAGATCACGTGGATCGGCATCCAGCAGTTTCACAAGACGGCTGCAGGCTTCGATCTCAACACGCTTTTCAGCTATCTCACCTTTCCAATTGCGTGGGGCTCGGCCGGTGTGCCGATCTTCTTTGTGATCAGCGGCTACTGCATTCATCGTGGAACGGCGCGCAAGCTGCTCACCAACCCGTCCGCACCCTTCGATACCGGCAATTTCCTCATGCGCCGGTTCGCGCGGATTTACCCGGTGCTGCTCGCGGCGCTCGTGCTGACGTATGTGCTCGATTCGTGGAGCCGCGGCTTTTCGCCGGTTAGCCCGAAGATCGGGACGCTTGACCTGCATTTGTTTATCGTCAATCTGCTTTCGCTGCAGGGTGTAGCAGGCGGGACATTCGGGTCGAACGGCGCGCTGTGGACGCTGTCGCTCGAGGTGCAGTTCTATCTTGTGTATCCGCTCTTGATTGCGCTACGCCGGCGGATCGGCATGAAGGCGGTGCTGGCGAGTGTGGGCGTGGTCAACGTGGTGTCCGCGCTCGTGTTCGAGCGTCACGAGATCATCTTGTTTGCGTCGTACTGGTTCTCGTGGACGCTCGGCGCGTGGATCGCCGAAGCGAAGGCCGCGCCGGATGCGGTCAAGTTGACGAAGGGATCGTGGAAACTGCTGGGTGCGGCACTCGTGGTTGCGTTGGCTGGATGTGCCGCGTTCCAGGTTGCGCAGTATCTGGCGTTCCAGCTTTGGGCAGTGGCGTTCGCGCTGTATCTGTATCAGGTACTCGATAAACCCATGCGAAATTCGTTGCCCGTACGGGGATTTTCATGGCTCGGCGAGTTCAGCTTCTCGCTGTATATCGTGCATATTCCGATTCTGATTTTCCTTGGATCGCTGCTGTTCCGCTCGACACTGCAGACCGCGATCTGGCCGTCGTTCGTGTTCATGATCGTGCCGGTGGCGGTGGGGTTCGTGTTTTATATGCTTGTAGAACGGCCTGCCATGCATTGGTCGGCAAGTTTTAAGCGGAGGTAG
- a CDS encoding PDDEXK nuclease domain-containing protein — MTDLVSSHSDYVGIHGDIVALLESTRLAAARSVNALMTASYWEIGRRVVEFEQRGQDRAAYGDALIKRLSADLSTRFGRGFSARNLEQMRSFYQAWPTERISQTVSAKLSGHQNPQIPSAVSFSTKTSDSLRRNVVDLFTVANAFPLPWSAYVRLLSVKSEQARTFYEAETLRGGWSVRQLDRQIGSQFYERTALSRNKAAMLEKSEVVKPGDALTPEQAIKDPFVLEFLNLKDEYSESDLEDALIQHLADFLLELGDDFAFVGRQRRLRIDDTWFRVDLLFFHRHLKCLLVIDLKVGKFGYADAGQMHLYLNYAREHWMKPGENPPVGLILCAEKGAAEARYALEGLPNKVLAAEYQTVLPDEKLLAKELAKTRLELEARRFKQAGDVDDDK; from the coding sequence ATGACCGATCTCGTTTCCTCGCATTCCGATTATGTCGGCATCCACGGCGATATCGTGGCTTTGCTGGAAAGTACACGTCTCGCTGCCGCACGCAGCGTCAATGCGCTGATGACTGCCAGTTACTGGGAGATTGGCAGACGCGTCGTCGAGTTCGAACAACGCGGGCAGGATCGGGCGGCATACGGCGACGCGCTGATCAAGCGACTATCCGCCGACTTGTCTACCCGATTCGGCCGCGGCTTCTCCGCGCGCAACCTAGAGCAAATGCGCTCGTTCTACCAGGCTTGGCCGACGGAGCGAATTTCGCAGACAGTGTCTGCGAAATTGAGCGGACATCAAAATCCGCAGATACCGTCTGCGGTTTCTTTCAGCACAAAAACGTCAGATTCCCTGCGGCGTAACGTAGTTGACTTATTCACCGTTGCAAATGCCTTTCCCCTGCCTTGGTCGGCCTATGTGCGTCTGCTTTCGGTCAAAAGTGAGCAGGCTCGGACCTTCTACGAAGCTGAAACTCTGCGTGGAGGGTGGTCGGTACGCCAGCTTGATCGACAAATTGGCAGCCAGTTTTACGAACGCACGGCTTTATCCCGCAACAAGGCTGCCATGCTGGAAAAAAGCGAGGTGGTCAAACCAGGCGACGCCCTTACACCCGAGCAGGCGATCAAAGACCCCTTCGTTCTGGAATTTCTCAATCTCAAGGACGAATACTCCGAATCCGACTTGGAAGACGCATTAATCCAGCACCTGGCCGACTTTCTGCTGGAATTGGGCGATGACTTCGCGTTTGTAGGCCGTCAGCGCCGGCTACGCATCGACGACACCTGGTTCCGCGTCGATCTGCTTTTCTTCCATCGTCATCTCAAGTGCCTGCTGGTGATTGACCTCAAGGTCGGCAAATTTGGATATGCCGATGCCGGCCAAATGCACCTGTACCTCAACTACGCGCGCGAACATTGGATGAAGCCTGGAGAAAATCCACCCGTAGGCTTGATTCTCTGCGCCGAAAAAGGCGCGGCAGAAGCTCGTTACGCGCTCGAAGGCCTGCCGAACAAAGTGCTGGCCGCAGAGTACCAGACCGTATTGCCTGACGAAAAGCTGCTGGCTAAAGAGTTAGCCAAGACGCGGCTGGAGCTGGAAGCACGGCGCTTCAAACAAGCCGGCGATGTGGATGACGACAAGTAA
- a CDS encoding glycosyltransferase family 4 protein: MRHDLDEVLIDPVQDHADRTDVNPPSVMDAPPKHRARVAKRIPRVAIVHDWLVAFAGAEKVLEQILICFPEADLFSVVDFMEERAWMRGKQVTTSFIQKLPQAKKRYRSYLPLMPLAIEQLDVSGYDLVISSSHAVAKGILTGPDQIHVSYVHSPIRYAWDLQHQYLQQSNLTVGIKSGLARLVLHYMRNWDIRTSNSVDHFIANSEFISRRINKVYHRDSHVIFPPVDVDAFQLCEVKEDFYLTASRMVPYKKIDLIVEAFAKMPERKLVVIGDGPDMRKIRAKATANIEIMGYQPFAVLQDKMRRAKAFVFAAEEDFGISVVEAQACGTPVIAYGKGGALETVLDSSNACPTGLFFDEQTTESIIDAVDGFELGAVKIEPADCRANAERFSVRHFRDNLRAYVQSVAPQFTLPPPALPPVPLVRKVKTTTPKQDEDNEAADGMRVLAVDQSGVLGGAELSLLEVMKNMRGNNETVLFDDGPFRIALEAVGIKVDVLDGAALGGVSKDSGMKRPSAGMIGGVMGLVRGTLEKSRNSDVIYVNTQRAMVVGAIAGLISRRPVVWHLRDIVSPEHFGKTQLTIIKWCTKLMLERVIANSTASAVALTALTRMKEERLDVVFNGVSAEPFTELEAVAQHELRSRFGLPQDAFLVGSFSRLARWKGQHVLLEALLEAPDMHAVLVGAALFGEDAYEAELRAYVLEHGIGDRVHFLGFQHDIAACMKAVDVIAHTSISPEPFGRVIIEGMLAKRPVVAARAGGVVDIVTNRENGILCTPGDVTELAGVLGELSADADLRGRLVEQGYANAINRFGTERYVESVQKILSDVAGRGRSKRG; the protein is encoded by the coding sequence ATGAGACATGATCTCGATGAAGTGCTCATCGACCCGGTTCAGGATCACGCTGACCGCACTGATGTGAATCCGCCTTCCGTGATGGATGCGCCGCCAAAGCATCGCGCACGGGTTGCAAAGCGGATACCGCGCGTAGCGATCGTGCACGACTGGCTCGTCGCGTTTGCGGGCGCCGAGAAGGTGCTCGAACAGATCCTTATCTGCTTTCCGGAAGCCGATCTGTTCAGCGTGGTCGACTTCATGGAGGAGCGAGCGTGGATGCGCGGCAAGCAGGTCACCACGTCGTTCATCCAGAAGTTGCCGCAGGCGAAGAAGCGGTATCGATCGTACTTGCCGTTGATGCCGCTTGCCATCGAGCAACTCGATGTCTCCGGTTACGACCTCGTGATCTCGAGCAGCCATGCGGTTGCGAAGGGCATCCTCACCGGTCCGGATCAGATCCACGTGAGCTACGTGCATTCGCCCATCCGCTATGCGTGGGACCTGCAGCATCAGTATCTGCAGCAATCCAACCTCACGGTCGGCATCAAGTCGGGACTCGCGCGTCTTGTGCTGCACTACATGCGCAACTGGGATATCCGGACGTCGAATTCGGTGGATCATTTCATCGCGAATTCGGAGTTCATTTCGCGTCGGATCAACAAGGTGTATCACCGCGATTCGCATGTGATCTTTCCGCCGGTAGATGTCGATGCATTCCAGCTTTGCGAGGTGAAAGAGGACTTCTATCTGACCGCGTCGCGCATGGTGCCGTACAAGAAGATCGACTTGATCGTCGAGGCGTTTGCAAAGATGCCCGAGCGCAAGCTGGTGGTGATCGGCGATGGTCCCGACATGCGCAAGATCCGAGCGAAGGCGACCGCGAACATCGAGATCATGGGATATCAGCCGTTCGCGGTCTTGCAGGACAAGATGCGTCGCGCGAAGGCGTTCGTGTTTGCGGCCGAAGAAGACTTCGGCATCTCGGTGGTCGAGGCGCAGGCGTGCGGAACGCCCGTGATTGCTTACGGGAAGGGCGGTGCGCTGGAAACCGTGCTCGACAGTTCGAACGCATGTCCGACGGGCCTCTTCTTCGATGAACAAACGACCGAATCGATCATCGATGCCGTCGATGGCTTCGAGCTCGGCGCGGTGAAGATCGAACCTGCGGATTGCCGCGCGAATGCCGAGCGTTTTTCGGTGAGGCATTTCCGCGATAACCTGCGCGCCTACGTGCAAAGCGTCGCACCGCAGTTCACGCTGCCACCGCCGGCGTTGCCGCCGGTTCCCCTCGTGCGCAAGGTCAAGACGACAACGCCGAAGCAGGACGAAGACAACGAAGCCGCCGATGGCATGCGCGTACTCGCAGTCGATCAAAGCGGCGTGCTCGGCGGCGCGGAATTATCGCTGCTCGAGGTCATGAAGAACATGCGCGGCAACAACGAGACAGTTCTCTTCGATGACGGTCCGTTTCGCATTGCATTGGAAGCGGTCGGCATCAAGGTCGACGTGCTCGATGGCGCCGCGCTCGGCGGCGTGAGCAAGGACAGCGGCATGAAACGGCCGAGTGCCGGCATGATCGGCGGCGTGATGGGACTCGTGCGCGGCACGCTGGAAAAATCCCGCAACTCCGACGTAATCTATGTGAACACTCAGCGCGCGATGGTCGTTGGCGCAATCGCGGGCCTGATCTCACGGCGGCCGGTCGTGTGGCATCTTCGCGATATCGTCAGCCCCGAGCATTTCGGCAAGACGCAGCTCACCATCATCAAGTGGTGCACGAAGCTGATGCTGGAACGTGTGATCGCCAATTCGACTGCGTCGGCGGTCGCGCTTACCGCGTTGACGCGGATGAAAGAAGAGCGTCTGGATGTGGTGTTCAACGGCGTTTCAGCCGAGCCGTTCACGGAACTCGAAGCGGTCGCGCAACATGAATTGCGCTCGCGTTTTGGTTTGCCGCAGGATGCGTTTCTGGTCGGATCGTTCAGCCGGCTCGCGCGCTGGAAAGGGCAGCACGTGTTGCTCGAGGCGCTGCTGGAGGCGCCCGACATGCACGCCGTGCTGGTAGGCGCCGCCCTCTTTGGCGAGGATGCTTACGAGGCGGAATTGCGGGCTTATGTGCTTGAGCACGGGATTGGGGATCGCGTGCATTTTCTGGGGTTCCAGCATGACATTGCGGCGTGCATGAAAGCAGTCGATGTCATCGCGCATACGTCGATCAGTCCGGAGCCGTTCGGTCGCGTGATCATCGAAGGCATGCTGGCGAAGCGGCCGGTCGTGGCCGCGCGTGCCGGCGGTGTGGTGGATATCGTGACGAATCGCGAGAACGGCATCCTGTGCACGCCGGGAGATGTGACTGAACTGGCGGGCGTGCTTGGCGAGCTGTCCGCCGATGCGGACTTGCGCGGCCGCCTGGTCGAGCAGGGTTATGCAAACGCGATCAACCGCTTCGGCACGGAGCGGTATGTAGAAAGCGTGCAGAAGATCCTGTCGGATGTTGCCGGGAGGGGAAGGTCGAAGCGGGGATGA
- a CDS encoding oligosaccharide flippase family protein has protein sequence MEKSLIKNMAINFSGLVLPTFVSLITVPAYIHLVGVERYGVISLVWTLIGYFGILDLGMGMAAQHQISKAHAANDPEARSRVFWSAIWLNLGTGIIGGALIYFGAFAYTAYVAHTSPYMQREVYHALPWLALAIPIANVSWVCAGAINGVERFGIYNTNQTIGTFLFQLLPLAAAWKIAPNLQTVLAAAVVARVIAVVLLARASIKVLDIKRIEWPQLGVAGGLFKFGGWMLVATISSMITDSLDRILLGANLGARFVTYYTVPQNLVTRLNMLPNSLVRTLFPRLSAIKRDHADAMVRQSLEFLNGVFTPIALFVMLVLAPFLHLWVGQEIAIASAPVGRILIIGVWLVGQASVTRIMIQSQINPATAARIGLVQLPFFVTALWFGIAHFGPIGAASVVVARSLVDYGLLLWISRVNARPIAADMLLHLAFLVAGLGVAYLIDPIEYPLQSIAAAFVIAGLNAGCSLLTRPALRSMARSFVRELSTRLKRRVKSTV, from the coding sequence ATGGAAAAATCGTTAATCAAAAACATGGCGATCAACTTCTCGGGACTGGTGCTGCCCACCTTCGTCTCCCTGATCACCGTACCTGCCTACATCCATCTCGTAGGTGTCGAACGCTATGGCGTCATCAGCCTCGTCTGGACGCTTATCGGCTACTTCGGCATTCTCGATCTCGGCATGGGCATGGCCGCGCAGCATCAAATTTCGAAGGCGCACGCAGCAAACGACCCCGAAGCCCGCTCGCGCGTTTTCTGGAGCGCCATCTGGCTCAACCTGGGCACGGGAATCATCGGCGGAGCGCTGATCTACTTCGGCGCATTCGCCTACACGGCCTACGTGGCACACACATCCCCGTACATGCAGCGCGAGGTCTATCACGCGCTTCCGTGGCTCGCGCTCGCCATCCCCATCGCAAACGTTTCATGGGTATGCGCGGGCGCCATCAACGGCGTCGAACGCTTCGGTATCTACAACACGAACCAGACAATCGGCACGTTCCTCTTCCAGTTGTTGCCGCTCGCCGCTGCATGGAAGATCGCGCCGAACTTGCAGACGGTGCTTGCCGCCGCCGTGGTCGCCCGTGTTATCGCGGTCGTGCTGCTTGCCCGCGCGAGCATCAAGGTGCTCGACATCAAACGCATCGAATGGCCGCAACTTGGCGTGGCCGGCGGTTTGTTCAAGTTCGGCGGATGGATGCTGGTTGCAACCATCTCCAGCATGATCACCGATTCGCTCGATCGCATCCTTCTCGGCGCAAATCTCGGCGCGCGGTTCGTCACCTACTACACGGTGCCGCAGAACCTCGTCACGCGTTTGAACATGTTGCCGAATTCGCTGGTGCGCACGTTGTTTCCGCGGCTGTCGGCAATCAAGCGCGATCACGCCGATGCAATGGTCCGCCAGTCGCTCGAGTTCCTGAACGGAGTGTTCACACCGATCGCGTTGTTCGTGATGCTCGTGCTCGCACCGTTTCTGCATCTGTGGGTCGGGCAGGAAATCGCCATCGCGAGCGCACCCGTTGGCCGGATCCTGATCATCGGCGTGTGGCTTGTCGGGCAGGCAAGCGTCACACGCATCATGATCCAGTCGCAGATCAATCCCGCTACAGCCGCGCGCATCGGCCTCGTGCAACTGCCGTTCTTCGTGACGGCGCTGTGGTTCGGTATTGCGCACTTCGGTCCCATCGGCGCGGCGAGCGTGGTCGTCGCGCGTTCGCTCGTCGACTACGGTCTGCTGCTGTGGATCTCACGCGTCAACGCCCGGCCAATCGCCGCCGACATGCTCCTGCACCTCGCGTTTCTTGTTGCGGGACTCGGTGTCGCTTACCTCATCGATCCAATTGAATACCCGTTGCAGTCAATTGCCGCGGCGTTCGTTATTGCAGGCCTCAATGCCGGCTGTTCCCTGTTGACGCGACCCGCGCTGCGCTCCATGGCGCGCAGCTTCGTTCGCGAGTTGAGTACGCGTCTGAAACGACGCGTGAAATCCACGGTTTGA